The Raphanus sativus cultivar WK10039 unplaced genomic scaffold, ASM80110v3 Scaffold1848, whole genome shotgun sequence genome includes the window GTAATGTCCAAATCTTTGGAATGTCCTCTACAGACGCTGGAAACACTATCAGGACATGTGGACTATTCCTTTGCCTCGGCGTGGCATCCTGACGGATTCACTTTCTCTACTGGAAACCAGGACAAGACCTGCCGTGTATGGGATATCCGTAACCTATCTCAATCCGTCGCTGTCTTGAAGGGTAACCTTGGAGCGATCCGGTCAATTCGCTACACATCCGATGGGAAATACATGGCTACGGCTGAACCAGCCGACTTTGTCCATGTCTATGACGTCTCAAAGGGTTATGAAAGAGAACAGGAAATCGACTTCTTCGGGGAGATCTCTGGAATATCGTTCAGCCCTGACACAGAGGCGCTCTTCATTGGAGTATGGGACCGCACTTACGGTAGCTTACTTGAGTATCATCGGCGCAGGAACTATTCCTATCTCGATTCGTTTCTTTAAGCGAGAAGATATACACAACCCgttcaacaaataaaaaagagcTCGTACAGCAACCGGTGAACACAATAGAAGCACCATAAACGTGTTGTGCAAGTGCTAGTAGTTAGTGTCTTTTGTGTACTTTACCGGCTCATGTGTTGTATACTTATGTCTGGTCTTCTAAAGCTTCAAACTCGTTCAAGATGTGTACAGAAAGAGCTAGCTCTGTGGTGGGACAGactagtacttggttatggtgcTGAAGCTGGACCCTGGTTCTCTGTTTGGTGGCTTGTGtgtcttttctcttctttgtaTTTGTGATTGTTGTAGGAATTCGAGTGTTAAAAGATACTTTTGAGTTGGTTCTGAGTTTAGAATGTGGGAGATGCTTTAACTAAACTATGTTATTTCTTGCTCGTTTCAATTCGATCAATTCGATCGTAGCCTTAATAATAACAGTACTAAGTTATTATCTCTAGCTAGTAAATAGCGATAATGGAATGAATGTATATGCTAGTAAATAGCGATAATGGAATGAATGTATATTTTGACATTGTTTCTTGTAGTATATGCTCTGAATTCTTAACTGGAAATCTGGGTAAATAAAAATGTTTGGTAACACAACATGAACGGTGAAGTCTAGGGACTGTTTTCAAGTTGGTATAACTAATCGTGAAGCAGGAGAGCCCTGGAGGAGCAATAGCCGAAGTATGAAGACGAGCAAGATCAACTGTGTCAAGAAATAGAAACTGGACTTGCATGCTTTCCCCAACATGTTTCCACGGTTTGGTTCAGAATCTTCAGCCAGAGAATGTACCTTGTTCGGTTGTTCTTTCAGTACTTGTAGTGATGAACTCAGAGATCTTGTGAGTACCAAGTGATGGATTTCAGCTTCGATCTTTCTCTGGAAAATGACTTCAAGTTCAGATTCAATTTTTGAATATTCAAGTTCTTGGATCCTGGCTTCCTTTGCATCGAGATCAGCTCTAGCATCCTCGAGTTTGTGTTGGAGATGTTTTACCTTCTGCTTCAAGATCAGTGCCTGTGATCCTGAGGATGTTGACTTCTCTTCTCTACAAGTTTCCTTACCGAGCTCCTGGAAATTTTTAAGCTCTGCACATGTTTCACCCCCAGAGTTAGTTtagatatatcatataataagTGTCCTTTAGGACAATGCAACACTGGAAACTATGGTCTTGTGTGCATACCTTTCCAAAGAGCGTCATGCAGAGCTGCAAGATGCTTGATAGAATCTGCAATTTGATCCTTGTCTGCCCAATAATTGTTGTTTTTCTTACTCTCCTTATCTTCATCTTGTTCTCCGTTCTCGCTTCTGCTATATGTTTGGACTTCCTTCCTCTCATCGTTCTCTCCGTGGTTCTTCGCAGCAGAAACTGCACCACTCGAGAACACAAAATCACTACTTCTCAAGTCAGAATCCATGCTTGAACAAGGCTTTTGGCTTGCATTCTTGATGGTATCCCTCCAGATCTTCCCTTGGCTACCCGAAACAATCTTCTCTCCTCCTACATTCTTTGTAGCTATGGAGTTACCACTAAgctcttcttcactcttctcAAAACCTTGGCCTAcattaaacataaaacctgGACCGGTACTAAATCCGTTTGCAGCTAAAccttgaagatgatgatggacCGCCATGTTCACAGACCCAACAGAGCCTTCACTACTCTGCCTAGCTTCAACGGAAGACAAGTCTACATGTTTCAAAGGAGGATTCGCCAAACCAGTCAATCCACGCTTCAGCAATTTACTACCATCATCACCAGCAggtgtagtagtagtagtagtagtagccTCGTCCTTCACAGGACCATCTCTTTTGATCCTTCTCCATTTCTTCAAACCAAAACCTTTCCTCGTCGGAGTTTCGACCTTTAAACTATCAACGCTGTTCGATCGTTGAGGTGATCCATTTGCAGATGATCTGTGATTCACAACCTCATGATGATCAACAGGGACTGAACCACCATTGTTTTCCACAGATTCAGGGACTGAGTGATGCATTCCTAAAGCCATATAAACATATAACGTCAATTCCAGTTCAACGATCATGTACCAATCATTCAGAAacttgcaacaacaacaacagcaacaaaaaaacagagagaagggAATCGAATGAAATTGGATAAAGCGGAAGAGCGTACCACTCTTTGAATAAAGAAGGCTTCTCTCCCTTTGAGAAGTTACAGAAGAAGCTAAAGAGTTTCGAGCATCAATGGTCATGCGACGACGGAGAAAGCCGCCGACATTATTGGGGAAGAGTTAAAATTATTACAGGAAGACCAAACATGGGGTCCACATGACATAAACCCACTGCGTACAGCTGGCCGACCGATCTGGATTAGACCATGTTGTCGGAATTATATACTGTagtaaacaaattttatattatgaGACTAATGGGTTGGGCCCTTTAGTACATTAGCTTTTTAGGCCTGTTAAGTAACTTTGCTTTATTgtcaagtttttgttttgtttggttcaTTTTATTAAGAAATTCATCTTATCATTATTTATACTTTTTGATCCATGTTTATGTTTATTCACTTCACCTGGtacaaattttaagtttttatgcCTTTATTTCTATTTCTGAAGATATTAAAACAAATCTGGCATATGAAGTCAACTATCATCCCTCTCGACCCAATCCATGTATAGAATATCTGTCTTCTTATCTTCTGTCTGAGATAGGTATCATGAAGGGTTATGTTTTATACCAAGGCCCATATATTACTAACTTGTTTGGGTTTGGCCCATATATTACTAACTTGTTTGGGTTTAGTTTGTGTAGTTCAGGTTTTGAGCTTAAGGATATAGAAATTGGTCACTAGATGAAGATCACTTCATGTCAGACAAATAAGATCTATCTGCTTATTTCTTCGAAGATTATGAATTAAGTTACATAAGCGTTAGAAAAAGtgaagaacaagaaaaaaaagatcaatgcgttttttataagaagaaaaaattacTTAAGGGATAATCATATCATATACATGTCAATTTCATGTACATACGATTAACCATATACTATTTTGAAATCAAAttgataaaagtaaaaataatgagaaaaaaaaaaaacaggaaagtAAATCGTGCAAATGCCTCTCATTGATCAAATGAACAGAATAATCCAAACTCTTTTGTTGCATTATTTCGCAAACGTTAACTTAGGCTCCAGCGTAAGGGTTGGCAGGTTTGGGTGTGTTCTTGACGAGACCACACTGGAGGCTTGTCTCAGGCATGTTGTATTCATCTCTAAGTGATTTCTCTGGAGACAAGATACTAGCGTAAAGCTGCTGTCCTAAGTAACGTCTCTCGGTGTTCTCAGATCGAATGTTCCACATTCCACAGTTATCAAATGTGAGCAAGATTGCTGCCCAACATTTTGGGTACACTTGGACTGTGTGTCTGCTCACCGCGTCCAAGAGGTTGTagttctttctcttctctggGGTCCAAGTCCCTGGCTCAACACTTTATAAATACACAATTAGGTTAAAACGATAAGTTACTTGTAACGCAAGTTagtatttgtttgtttgtttgtttcactTACGCAACGGCAAAGAAAGAGTAACCGTCCAAGTGCCAAGACTGAACAGTCTTCTCGTGATTCTCGAACACCACCTCAACGAAGGTACGGTGAGTGATGTTAAGAACGTTTGGCTCGATCctgatgttcttgatctcttctGGGGTAGGGTTATCGGTGATGATGTTGTACTTAAAGACCTTGTCGGCAATACCAAAGTACTCAGCAAGCTTCAAAGGGGTTTCGGGCTCTGTGTGGGAGACTCCGTTCAATGCGTACCTAAGCTTACCATCGACCTTGGCCTGAGTGTTCACGAGCTTTATGGTGCGTGTGATGTTGATCTTTCCATAATGGTAAGATCCCTGAGGGTTAGGCCTAGCTGCACTAGCGGTCAAGTTCCACCTGAATGATCGGAACTGGTTCAACGACCAAGCCCATCCGACAGGACCAGCAGGAAGCTGCGTAGAGGCCTGTCCTTTGCCTCCTTCGTAGCGGAGAAGACCGGTTGTTGTAACAATCTTCTTCAAGAACCTAGAGGATGCAACCATGTAGTAATCTTTAGGTTCTTGATTAGCCGTGACGATGGTACCGAAGCACTGGCCAACGTGGACGTCAAGAGAGTCGTAATCGTTTTGAAGAACGTGCGATCCTTCCATCTCAACAAGCttcatcttatgattctgaaTCCTAAAGTTGAGAGATGTCTTGATACCCACGTTACAGATCCTAACCCTATAAGTCTTTCCAGGTTTCAAGGTGAAGAGCGGTGCATCGGATCCGTCGCCTTTCCCGGACTTTCCGTTGATGACAATACCGTCTGGACGACCGAGAGTACGACCACCGTCGAGGAATTTCTTTAGCTGGGTGTGGCTCTTGGTGTACCAGTCACCGATGAGGACGGTGTAGTCATCTTCTGGATCAGCATAAGGGACTGGGATGAGGAGACGGCTGTTGACACGGAGGCCACCGTATCCACCGGCGGCACGATGCATACCGGTGGTTGGGTAGTAGAAATAGCTTCCGATCTGATCCTTAGGCTGGAAATGGTAAGTGAAGTTGGTTCCGGGCATGATCGGACACATAGTCCCTTGAGTCCCATCTTGCCAGCAATTCTTCCTGTGCTGGATCCCATTCCTAAAACGCACAAGAATAATATTATTAGGTATTCTTCCAGATGAACACATCTGATTAGTTGAACCTAGGATCCGCTTTGGCCAGAATCTGATGAAATATTCGTCTTAATATCCAAATTTAGTTATTACAATAGCTCGGATTGTTCCCAAATcctcaaaaaaaattgttaaatttattttaaaaacattaatgcATAATGACTCTCTAAATCTAAAATCTGGTCTGGCCGTGGCTGGACCTCTACAcgtgaaataaataatattttggtgAGATTGATGGTTATTACCAAGTGAGGAGGAAGGGTTCGTCAAGGTTGTTAAAGACATTGATGATAACATTGTTGTTAGATGTAGAGTTGATGTTGGGACCAGGGAACTGGCCGTTGATTAGAATGACTTGTTGTGGAACGCCTAGAGGAGAGGCGGTTCCATAGGTCACGTTCCATACATGGTGGAAGTAAGGGTCTTCAGCTCGGACCACGACCGTTGCGGCTGCGGCCAGGTAGAGGCACGCGGCCAAGATTTTAACCCCTCGCATATACAACTTTGTATGTATTTTTCGTGGAGGGTATTAGTTGGTTATTGTTGTTTGATTATGCTTTGAGGTTTGAATTTCGAGTTGTGGAAATGTTCGAGGGCATTTTTATAGGGATTGTAAGACAATATCTTCTCCTGCTTTTTCTGGTCTTCTTTGGGGTCTCCTCTCATTTCGCTATCTTTTGTCCATATTTGGCATATTGAAGGTTAACCTCTCCCTATTTTTGGtgtttaatttttcttagttCTTTCTTTCTATGTTTGGCTTTGGTTTCCATGCCTTTGAAACTTTttctgttttgaattttttttaaaaaaattattagaaagaCAAtctattaatcttttttttggtgtaaatgttaattttatacCAAATTTTCTTTGTGACAGAAGTTACAAAGTTATAGACATATAGGCTAGAGATATTTTATATTGCATGCAAGTTGATGTGCAGTCTGAATAAAAGTTGACACATGCTAAAAGgataaacttataaaaaaaaaatttagtcagtttatagttttttttctttctgagaatttttttttatgaaaatgcAAGGTAAATATTACAAGACTATAAATTTAAAGTtcatacagtttttttttttggtaagaggCAGGAGACAAGAGTCTCCTACTTTTTATTCATAAACAAAACACCAACTACCGGCAAACTTGCCGAATTCTTGACCCTCCATTACAATCCTCCAATAAAATATGAGCAACATGCTCTGGAGCAGACTCAAAACAATGTAAACCCAACGATAAAGAAAACGCATAGTTAGCTAATCCATCTGCTAGATGATTCGCTTCCCTATACACATGAGAAAATTTGACTAACCAGTCTCGTGATATAAAGCCATAGCACAAACGTACTAGGAAGGACAGGGGATGAGAATCATGTATCCCTGTCGTAAGAAAACTCACCACACTCTCCGAATCCACTTCTACCTCCAGTCGTCGGATCCCCCGCTCCCATGCTATACACAGTCCGTAGTAGACACCCCACAATTCCGCTAAAGGAGCCGTACAGATGCCAATATTGACTGCAAAACCCCCTCTCCACACTCCATGCTCATCCCGCAGAGCCCCACCCGCCGTAGCTAGGCCCGGATTTCCTCTAGAAGCTCCATCAGTATTTAGCTTAAACCAACTCTCCGCCGGTCGATGCCAAGCGATTTCCTTCTCCACTCTTAACGCACGAGATTGACACTCCCGGAGCTTCTTGTTCGCATCTATTACCTCCTTAGCTTTATCTCTAACAAACTGCACTCTGTCTCGACACTTCCCTTGATCACCAAATACATAACCGCATCTCCATTTCCAGCACCACCAAACGGTAAGAGCAAAAAGAGTTGGCCACTGATCTCCGTTCCCTGCATTATCTCTTGCAAGATTCCCATATAACCATTCTAGAAGGGGTTGTTCAAAGAAACGATGACGTCCACGCGGGGGGACGAGTCTTTCCCATAAGCCCGCAGCTGCCGGGCAGTCtcgaagaacatgaagaatcgTTTCTTCTCCACTTTTACACAGTTGACACACGCCATTGTCACTCAAGTGCCGACGCTTCCGTTCCATGTTAGTCATAATAGCTTGATGTGTAACCAGCCAAAGGAAAACACGGGTTCGTTCTGGAACAACGACCCGCCACACCCGAGCATATAGAGCTTCCATGTTTGGTCTCTGTATTTCGTCTCTTGTTATAAAAGCATATGCTGATTTCACCGAAAACAGGCCATCATTACTCTGTCCCCATGACATTCTATCCCGCGCCCCAGTAAAAACGTCAACTACCACTGAAGCCAACCTCAACTTATTCTGCTCAGATAGATACGGCTCCATTACCTGCAGCAACCAACCGGTACCATTCTGCCATAAATCGCAAATTCTCGCCTCTAAGATCTCCACCGGAATGTCAATCGTACTAGAAGCATAAAGAGGCTCTTTTAATAACCAGCTATCCTTCCAGAACCGGATCTGGCGACCATCCCCTAGAATCCAACTCATACCAGGAACCACGACCTCTCTGATCCCCACCATTAAGCTTCTCCAAGTTGGCGACCAAGTTCCCCGAACTATCATCCATGTCGAGTCAGATAACTCTCCCACACGAAACTTCTTCCTCAATATCTTAACCCATAGAGCGTCTTGCGTATTAAGCAGTCGCCATCCAAGCTTTCCTAATAACGCAATGTTCGTTTCTTTTGCTGACCGTATACCAAGTCCACCTTCCCTCTTTGGTTTACAAATCCTCTCCCAGGCAATCAAGTGCTGCTTACAGTTTGAAAAGTAGtttgagagaaagagaaacaaacTATACACTTGAACTTCCAATTTAGGACAATAAAAGCATTAGAGAGGAAATTAATAACAGGATCTAGACAAACAGATCAGTCTCCGCACATATGCACATATTCCCAAGTGCTCGTTAGAGCTATCACATCGAGAAGACGGTAGACGGATCTTTGTAGAATCCTATTGGACATCAACTCGTTGGCTTTCTCTCgtgttctttcttcttcactctcaGAGCTTGTAACGGGCCGGCAGTTTTGTTAGCAAAAGCATGTCTTCCTTCTCATTTGGGCCCAGTGACATAACATTATTCTTTAGTTTCTAATGAGTTATCcagttgcccaaaaaaaaagacaaacagaTCAGTAGAGATCTCTAGTTAGATTGACACCATACGATCAGTAGAGAGatctttatttagtttttttttaatttgtttctatGTCAAACTATCATCATGGTTTATAAATGTGTAAAAAAACTAAGTGCTTAAAGTTAAAAgcaacaaaaatatagaaatcagATAAATACTACCAAagtgaagtaataaaataatgtttgaaaatatttgcATGAGAAAAGAAATGTCAAAATTAACTATACATGATTcgtttaataaatacattagATAGTA containing:
- the LOC130504869 gene encoding WPP domain-interacting protein 3-like, translating into MTIDARNSLASSVTSQRERSLLYSKSGMHHSVPESVENNGGSVPVDHHEVVNHRSSANGSPQRSNSVDSLKVETPTRKGFGLKKWRRIKRDGPVKDEATTTTTTTPAGDDGSKLLKRGLTGLANPPLKHVDLSSVEARQSSEGSVGSVNMAVHHHLQGLAANGFSTGPGFMFNVGQGFEKSEEELSGNSIATKNVGGEKIVSGSQGKIWRDTIKNASQKPCSSMDSDLRSSDFVFSSGAVSAAKNHGENDERKEVQTYSRSENGEQDEDKESKKNNNYWADKDQIADSIKHLAALHDALWKELKNFQELGKETCREEKSTSSGSQALILKQKVKHLQHKLEDARADLDAKEARIQELEYSKIESELEVIFQRKIEAEIHHLVLTRSLSSSLQVLKEQPNKVHSLAEDSEPNRGNMLGKACKSSFYFLTQLILLVFILRLLLLQGSPASRLVIPT
- the LOC108859138 gene encoding L-ascorbate oxidase homolog, which encodes MRGVKILAACLYLAAAATVVVRAEDPYFHHVWNVTYGTASPLGVPQQVILINGQFPGPNINSTSNNNVIINVFNNLDEPFLLTWNGIQHRKNCWQDGTQGTMCPIMPGTNFTYHFQPKDQIGSYFYYPTTGMHRAAGGYGGLRVNSRLLIPVPYADPEDDYTVLIGDWYTKSHTQLKKFLDGGRTLGRPDGIVINGKSGKGDGSDAPLFTLKPGKTYRVRICNVGIKTSLNFRIQNHKMKLVEMEGSHVLQNDYDSLDVHVGQCFGTIVTANQEPKDYYMVASSRFLKKIVTTTGLLRYEGGKGQASTQLPAGPVGWAWSLNQFRSFRWNLTASAARPNPQGSYHYGKINITRTIKLVNTQAKVDGKLRYALNGVSHTEPETPLKLAEYFGIADKVFKYNIITDNPTPEEIKNIRIEPNVLNITHRTFVEVVFENHEKTVQSWHLDGYSFFAVAVEPGTWTPEKRKNYNLLDAVSRHTVQVYPKCWAAILLTFDNCGMWNIRSENTERRYLGQQLYASILSPEKSLRDEYNMPETSLQCGLVKNTPKPANPYAGA